A stretch of the Lolium perenne isolate Kyuss_39 chromosome 3, Kyuss_2.0, whole genome shotgun sequence genome encodes the following:
- the LOC127341762 gene encoding uncharacterized protein isoform X1 gives MAAALRVFRRRPDASTGRLLPSWLLGPSPKLYDAAAASSLLYAPALHSSPNPVPSVLRRRYWSSRSQVGDAAAGLAVGRRAYASQLQVPSLLPVRHHGSTPTSTKQPNSLERTEVREAMEYVQDVLAKLQDIDKSVARMKKNLWIPIGLLALSMYPFFRMLYLGMLEVAILEVRVEELEKLEELGNALG, from the exons ATGGCCGCCGCGCTCCGCGTCTTCCGCCGCCGCCCGGACGCTTCTACAGGCCGTCTGCTGCCGTCCTGGCTCCTCGGACCATCTCCGAAG CTCTACGACGCTGCCGCCGCCTCCAGCCTCCTGTACGCGCCCGCTCTGCATTCCTCTCCGAATCCGGTGCCCTCAGTCCTCCGCCGCCGCTACTGGTCTTCAAGG TCGCAGGTGGGAGATGCAGCCGCCGGCCTCGCGGTTGGGCGCCGTGCTTACGCCTCTCAGCTTCAGGTGCCCTCCCTGCTGCCGGTGCGACACCACGGCTCCACTCCCACCTCCACCAAG CAGCCAAACTCTCTGGAACGCACTGAGGTGAGGGAGGCTATGGAGTATGTGCAGGATGTACTCGCAAAATTGCAGGATATTGACAAGTCAGTGGCGCGCATGAAGAAGAACCTGTGGATACCGATTGGCTTGCTTGCACTATCCATGTATCCGTTCTTCCGGATGCTTTACCTAGGCATGCTGGAAGTCGcgattctggaagtgagggtcgaAGAGCTCGAGAAGCTCGAAGAGCTCGGGAATGCTCTTGGCTGA
- the LOC127341762 gene encoding uncharacterized protein isoform X2 produces MAAALRVFRRRPDASTGRLLPSWLLGPSPKLYDAAAASSLLYAPALHSSPNPVPSVLRRRYWSSRSQVGDAAAGLAVGRRAYASQLQVPSLLPVRHHGSTPTSTKPNSLERTEVREAMEYVQDVLAKLQDIDKSVARMKKNLWIPIGLLALSMYPFFRMLYLGMLEVAILEVRVEELEKLEELGNALG; encoded by the exons ATGGCCGCCGCGCTCCGCGTCTTCCGCCGCCGCCCGGACGCTTCTACAGGCCGTCTGCTGCCGTCCTGGCTCCTCGGACCATCTCCGAAG CTCTACGACGCTGCCGCCGCCTCCAGCCTCCTGTACGCGCCCGCTCTGCATTCCTCTCCGAATCCGGTGCCCTCAGTCCTCCGCCGCCGCTACTGGTCTTCAAGG TCGCAGGTGGGAGATGCAGCCGCCGGCCTCGCGGTTGGGCGCCGTGCTTACGCCTCTCAGCTTCAGGTGCCCTCCCTGCTGCCGGTGCGACACCACGGCTCCACTCCCACCTCCACCAAG CCAAACTCTCTGGAACGCACTGAGGTGAGGGAGGCTATGGAGTATGTGCAGGATGTACTCGCAAAATTGCAGGATATTGACAAGTCAGTGGCGCGCATGAAGAAGAACCTGTGGATACCGATTGGCTTGCTTGCACTATCCATGTATCCGTTCTTCCGGATGCTTTACCTAGGCATGCTGGAAGTCGcgattctggaagtgagggtcgaAGAGCTCGAGAAGCTCGAAGAGCTCGGGAATGCTCTTGGCTGA